A single region of the Mechercharimyces sp. CAU 1602 genome encodes:
- the rnjA gene encoding ribonuclease J1, which yields MSRNNSRGKCTIFALGGLDEIGKNMYVIQYDNDIVVVDSGLMFPEDEMLGIDVVIPDVSYLVENKDKVRGIIITHGHEDHIGGLPYILRQLNVPIYATKLTMGLIEHKLREAHLLNETKRILVSSKSEIRLGSMTATFFKTNHSIPDSVGVCIDTPDGAVVHTGDFKFDMNPVNGQEAELHKMAAIGKKGVLCLLSDSTNAEKPGFTGSESSVGEALHDVFRKSKQRIIVATFASNVHRIQQVVEATIATGRKLAVMGRSMVNVVNISTELGYLNVPDGLIIDPDEIGRLPAHKVTVISTGSQGEPMSALTRMAHGTHRKIDIVPGDTVVLASHPIPGNEKYVAKVVDQLFRAGAEVIYNTAAQQNVHVSGHGSQEDLKLMLNLIKPKYFIPIHGEYRMLRAHGQLAESVGIRPENVFICDNGDTVEFVNGRARYGAKVATGNILIDGLGVGDVGNIVLRDRKLLSQDGILVVVVTLSKQNGTVLSGPDIISRGFVYVRESEKLLDEANRIVTQTMERCVRDQVSEWSSLKTSIRDSLSRFLYDRTRRRPMILPIIMEV from the coding sequence TTGAGTAGAAACAACTCGCGAGGCAAATGTACGATCTTTGCACTCGGTGGGTTGGATGAAATCGGGAAAAATATGTACGTCATCCAGTACGATAACGATATTGTTGTAGTGGATTCAGGTCTGATGTTTCCGGAAGATGAGATGCTTGGTATTGATGTTGTTATTCCGGATGTATCCTACCTGGTAGAAAACAAAGATAAAGTACGTGGGATTATCATTACTCATGGGCATGAGGATCATATTGGTGGTTTACCATACATCTTACGTCAACTTAATGTACCTATTTATGCAACAAAGTTGACAATGGGATTGATTGAGCACAAATTACGGGAAGCGCATCTACTGAACGAAACGAAGAGAATTTTAGTCTCTTCTAAGTCAGAGATCCGTCTGGGCTCAATGACAGCCACATTTTTCAAAACGAACCATAGTATTCCTGACTCCGTTGGAGTTTGTATTGATACACCGGATGGTGCAGTTGTTCACACAGGAGACTTTAAATTTGATATGAATCCTGTGAACGGGCAAGAAGCAGAGCTTCATAAAATGGCAGCAATAGGGAAAAAGGGAGTTCTTTGTCTCTTGTCAGATAGTACAAATGCAGAGAAGCCTGGATTCACTGGATCTGAAAGCTCTGTCGGTGAAGCGTTACACGATGTGTTCCGTAAATCGAAACAACGAATTATCGTAGCAACCTTTGCTTCTAATGTTCATCGTATCCAACAAGTTGTGGAGGCTACCATCGCTACTGGACGTAAACTAGCAGTTATGGGGCGCAGTATGGTGAATGTAGTTAATATTAGCACGGAGCTTGGGTATTTAAATGTCCCAGACGGGTTGATTATCGACCCGGATGAAATCGGACGTCTACCTGCTCATAAGGTGACGGTGATTTCGACGGGAAGCCAGGGGGAGCCGATGTCTGCATTGACACGGATGGCCCATGGCACGCACCGTAAGATTGATATTGTCCCTGGTGATACAGTGGTTCTCGCTTCTCATCCCATTCCAGGGAATGAGAAGTATGTTGCTAAAGTAGTTGATCAACTGTTCCGCGCGGGAGCAGAAGTGATCTATAATACAGCAGCCCAGCAAAACGTTCACGTTTCTGGGCATGGTTCGCAAGAAGATCTTAAGCTCATGCTCAATTTGATAAAACCGAAGTACTTTATCCCGATTCATGGTGAGTACCGCATGTTGCGGGCTCACGGCCAACTTGCTGAGTCTGTTGGAATACGTCCTGAAAATGTCTTTATTTGTGACAATGGTGATACGGTAGAATTTGTTAACGGACGAGCGCGTTACGGTGCCAAAGTAGCGACAGGGAATATCCTGATCGATGGTTTGGGTGTCGGCGATGTAGGTAATATCGTCCTCCGTGACCGGAAACTGTTATCACAAGATGGGATATTAGTTGTTGTGGTAACGTTAAGTAAGCAGAATGGAACAGTTTTATCAGGTCCGGACATCATTTCCCGTGGTTTCGTCTATGTACGGGAGTCAGAAAAGCTCTTAGATGAAGCCAACCGCATTGTCACCCAAACGATGGAACGATGTGTCCGTGATCAAGTTAGTGAATGGTCGTCTTTAAAGACGAGTATCCGCGATTCCTTAAGTCGCTTCTTATACGATCGCACGCGTCGTCGCCCGATGATTTTACCCATCATCATGGAAGTATAA
- the dapA gene encoding 4-hydroxy-tetrahydrodipicolinate synthase encodes MKFGRLMTAMVTPMNADGAIDWNSVGSMMDHLIATGTETIVLAGTTGESSTLTEAEKLELFRFAVKHTQNRVQLIAGTGSNNTAASVRFTQVAADTGVDGIMAVTPYYNKPSQEGLYQHFRAIAEITALPLMIYNVPPRTGVNMSAVTMARIAALEQVVAVKEASGDLVQTTELASMLPEEVALYSGVDELLLPYLAVGADGVVSVVSHLVGKEMKEMMDTYFAGDVKRARQLHQELLPLVQATFMTSSPAPLKYALSLKGVCAPHLRLPIVELTEDEAFEMKRAMKSLQLL; translated from the coding sequence ATGAAGTTTGGGCGCTTAATGACAGCGATGGTGACACCGATGAACGCGGATGGAGCAATCGACTGGAACAGTGTTGGCAGTATGATGGATCATTTGATTGCGACGGGTACAGAGACTATTGTGCTGGCGGGAACGACTGGAGAATCGTCCACCTTGACAGAAGCAGAAAAGTTGGAGCTTTTTCGCTTCGCAGTGAAGCATACTCAGAATCGCGTTCAACTGATTGCTGGTACAGGGAGTAACAATACGGCAGCTTCTGTGCGCTTTACACAAGTAGCAGCGGACACGGGAGTCGATGGCATTATGGCTGTTACCCCCTATTACAACAAACCTTCGCAGGAAGGCTTGTACCAACATTTTCGCGCCATAGCGGAGATAACGGCACTGCCACTGATGATCTATAATGTACCACCTCGGACAGGAGTTAATATGAGTGCGGTGACGATGGCCCGAATTGCAGCACTGGAGCAGGTGGTGGCAGTAAAAGAGGCGAGTGGGGATTTGGTGCAGACGACTGAACTGGCGAGCATGTTACCAGAAGAGGTGGCCCTTTACTCTGGTGTGGATGAGTTGCTATTACCCTACTTAGCAGTGGGTGCTGATGGGGTTGTTAGTGTGGTGAGTCACTTGGTTGGTAAAGAGATGAAGGAAATGATGGATACTTATTTTGCAGGTGACGTAAAACGGGCAAGGCAACTGCATCAAGAACTTCTTCCACTAGTGCAAGCTACATTTATGACATCTAGCCCGGCTCCGTTGAAATACGCACTTTCACTAAAAGGAGTTTGTGCACCTCATTTGCGTCTACCTATCGTGGAACTTACGGAGGATGAAGCATTTGAAATGAAAAGGGCAATGAAATCACTTCAGTTGTTGTAA
- the dapG gene encoding aspartate kinase, protein MNNIIVQKFGGTSLATEEARSRVIHHIRREMDEGNRVVVVVSAMGRRGEPFATDTLLEWAKAHGQLQARERDLLLSCGEMISATTLSGLLHEEGISNCVLTGGQAGIMTTNEHTNAQITSIHPHRILKELESQALVIVTGFQGCTPEGDITTLGRGGSDTTATALGVALKANRVDIFTDVVGIMTADPRIVEDATPLATVTYNEICNLAFQGAKVIHPRAVEIAMQTHVPIRVRSTLSDHPGTLVTQVTENHPLAGEMHERPITGIAQVPHVTQIEIKAKEGQYDLQLQVFKAMAENGISVDFINVNPSGVAYTVNDGVADRAEEILAAMGMEPTLQRDCAKVSAVGAGMKGSPGVMSQIVEALTEEDIQILQSADSHTTIWVLVQGEDMVRAVRALHRAFQLHDRKE, encoded by the coding sequence ATGAATAATATCATAGTGCAAAAATTTGGTGGAACTTCACTGGCAACAGAAGAGGCGCGTAGTCGCGTGATTCATCATATCCGTCGGGAAATGGACGAGGGGAACCGAGTGGTCGTTGTTGTTTCTGCAATGGGGCGCAGAGGAGAGCCGTTTGCTACTGATACATTATTAGAATGGGCAAAGGCACATGGGCAATTGCAGGCGCGGGAACGAGATCTGTTACTCAGCTGTGGAGAGATGATCTCAGCGACAACTTTATCAGGTTTATTACATGAAGAAGGGATCTCCAATTGCGTCCTGACTGGCGGTCAAGCTGGGATTATGACTACAAATGAACATACTAATGCTCAAATTACCTCCATCCATCCACATCGAATCTTAAAAGAATTGGAAAGCCAAGCACTTGTGATAGTGACAGGCTTCCAAGGATGTACACCCGAGGGAGATATTACAACTTTAGGGCGTGGAGGAAGTGATACGACTGCTACCGCATTAGGGGTGGCGCTAAAAGCGAATCGAGTAGATATATTTACAGACGTGGTTGGCATTATGACGGCTGATCCACGTATCGTGGAAGACGCGACCCCCTTAGCGACTGTTACTTATAACGAAATATGTAACTTAGCCTTTCAAGGAGCAAAAGTGATCCATCCACGTGCGGTGGAAATTGCGATGCAGACACACGTTCCCATTCGTGTGCGCTCTACTTTAAGCGATCATCCAGGTACGCTGGTGACACAGGTTACAGAGAATCACCCATTAGCAGGGGAGATGCATGAACGCCCCATAACAGGGATTGCGCAAGTCCCTCATGTGACTCAGATAGAGATAAAAGCAAAAGAAGGGCAATACGATTTACAGTTGCAAGTATTTAAAGCGATGGCGGAGAATGGCATCAGTGTGGACTTTATTAATGTAAATCCGAGTGGGGTTGCCTATACGGTTAATGATGGGGTGGCAGATCGCGCGGAAGAGATCTTAGCAGCAATGGGAATGGAACCCACATTACAGCGTGACTGTGCGAAAGTGTCAGCGGTGGGCGCTGGCATGAAAGGATCTCCTGGAGTAATGTCTCAGATTGTAGAAGCATTGACGGAAGAAGATATCCAAATTTTGCAGTCTGCTGATTCACATACGACGATCTGGGTGTTAGTGCAGGGGGAAGATATGGTGCGTGCCGTACGTGCTTTACACCGTGCTTTTCAATTGCACGACCGTAAAGAATAA
- a CDS encoding aspartate-semialdehyde dehydrogenase produces the protein MMEIKQCRVAIVGATGAVGQEMLKDLEKRDFPLTELRLLASKRSAGKKILFRGAEIEVEEATPDAFSNVDIALFSAGGETSKRLAPEAVKRGAVVIDNSSAYRMDPDVPLVVPEVNPEAVKQHKGIIANPNCSTIQMTVALKPLVDRYGVERVIVSTYQAVSGSGWKAVEELRSQSQSVLQGEEPTLEVMPVGKLDQHYQIAFNVIPQCDVLAEDEYTFEEIKMVRETKKIFADDSIGVTATCVRVPVERGHSESIYVELKDDYELDEVRRLLKDGAGVILDDELGAQRYPMPLATTGRPEVFVGRLRKDLHHPRALNMWVVSDNLLKGAATNTVQIAELLLR, from the coding sequence ATGATGGAGATAAAACAATGTAGAGTGGCGATTGTAGGTGCCACAGGTGCTGTGGGACAAGAAATGCTAAAGGATTTAGAGAAGCGGGACTTCCCGCTGACGGAACTGCGCCTTTTGGCTTCCAAGCGATCAGCTGGGAAAAAAATTCTCTTTCGGGGTGCTGAGATTGAAGTTGAGGAAGCTACTCCTGATGCTTTTAGCAACGTAGATATTGCCCTGTTTAGTGCAGGTGGAGAGACGAGTAAAAGATTGGCTCCGGAAGCAGTAAAGCGCGGGGCGGTTGTTATTGATAATTCCAGTGCTTATCGGATGGATCCAGACGTTCCCTTAGTTGTACCAGAGGTGAATCCAGAAGCGGTGAAGCAACATAAAGGGATTATTGCCAACCCTAACTGTTCTACCATCCAAATGACCGTTGCTTTAAAGCCTTTGGTGGATCGATATGGTGTGGAACGAGTTATTGTGTCGACATATCAAGCGGTATCAGGCTCAGGGTGGAAGGCAGTGGAAGAGCTGCGTAGCCAATCGCAATCGGTGCTTCAGGGGGAAGAGCCGACACTGGAAGTGATGCCTGTGGGGAAATTGGATCAGCATTACCAAATTGCATTTAACGTGATTCCTCAGTGTGACGTACTTGCAGAAGATGAATATACTTTTGAAGAGATCAAAATGGTACGCGAAACGAAGAAAATCTTTGCTGATGACTCGATTGGAGTTACTGCAACGTGTGTGCGAGTCCCAGTGGAGCGGGGGCATAGCGAGTCTATTTATGTAGAGCTAAAAGATGATTATGAACTAGATGAAGTTCGCCGGCTATTGAAAGATGGTGCTGGGGTGATCCTAGATGATGAGTTAGGTGCTCAAAGGTACCCGATGCCACTTGCTACTACGGGACGTCCTGAAGTATTTGTCGGTCGACTGCGCAAAGATTTACATCATCCTCGTGCTCTAAATATGTGGGTTGTTTCAGATAATTTACTTAAGGGAGCCGCCACTAATACAGTGCAAATCGCTGAATTACTGCTTAGATAG
- a CDS encoding dipicolinate synthase subunit B, translated as MNIAGKTIGFALTGSHCTHDEVLPQMQRLVDEGARIIPIVSYTVANVDSKFGAAEKWLAKIREITGEKIIATIPEAEPIGPKKWLDCLVIAPCTGGTLARLANAVTDSPVLMAAKAQMRTYRPVVVGISTNDALGLNAANIAKLLPIGELFFVPFGQDNPEAKPKSMVARMEQIPETVEAALEMRQIQPMIVEKYRDLTS; from the coding sequence TTGAACATAGCAGGAAAGACCATCGGCTTTGCTCTAACGGGGTCGCATTGCACTCACGATGAAGTATTGCCACAAATGCAGCGCTTAGTGGATGAGGGAGCGCGCATTATTCCGATTGTCTCGTATACGGTTGCCAATGTGGATAGTAAATTTGGTGCGGCTGAGAAATGGTTGGCTAAAATCAGAGAGATCACAGGAGAGAAAATAATCGCCACGATTCCAGAAGCAGAACCGATCGGTCCTAAAAAATGGTTAGATTGTTTGGTGATTGCTCCTTGTACCGGTGGTACATTGGCGAGACTGGCAAATGCGGTTACAGATAGCCCGGTTTTGATGGCAGCGAAAGCACAGATGCGTACCTATCGACCTGTAGTAGTAGGAATTTCTACAAATGATGCTCTTGGATTAAATGCAGCCAATATTGCGAAACTGTTGCCTATAGGAGAACTTTTTTTTGTCCCCTTTGGTCAAGATAACCCGGAAGCGAAACCTAAATCAATGGTGGCACGGATGGAACAAATCCCAGAAACGGTAGAAGCGGCGTTGGAAATGAGACAAATTCAGCCGATGATAGTTGAAAAATACCGTGATTTGACTTCATAA
- the dpsA gene encoding dipicolinate synthase subunit DpsA, producing MLTGKHVAFLGGDARQLEVVKRCIELDATVSLIGFDNLERPLSGASLRELTAELLRTVDLLVLPIVGPDEEGRVQSVFTNKELVLSEELLLALPNHCIVYAGMAKSYLQTLAEKHGIRLMQLLSRDDVAIYNSIPTVEGALMMAIQNTDITIHDSQCVVLGFGRVGMTMCRTLRQIGAHVAVGLRQSAQMARAYEMGIASFNMEAITERVAETDLLFNTIPAQVVTAEVIRKLPHHAVIIDLASKPGGVDFSYAKKRGVKAILAPSLPGIVAPKTAGRMIARTMTEHMLKESGQGGGQR from the coding sequence ATGTTAACAGGAAAGCATGTCGCCTTTCTTGGCGGAGATGCCCGACAACTTGAAGTGGTGAAACGATGCATTGAATTAGATGCCACCGTAAGCTTAATCGGCTTTGATAATTTAGAAAGACCGTTAAGTGGTGCCAGTTTACGTGAATTAACGGCTGAACTTCTACGTACTGTGGATTTATTGGTGTTGCCTATTGTAGGCCCTGATGAAGAAGGGCGTGTACAAAGCGTGTTTACTAATAAAGAGTTGGTTTTGAGCGAGGAGTTGTTGCTCGCCCTTCCCAATCACTGTATCGTTTATGCGGGTATGGCGAAATCGTATCTGCAAACGTTAGCGGAGAAACATGGAATTCGCTTAATGCAGTTGTTGAGTCGCGATGATGTTGCTATCTATAACTCCATCCCTACAGTGGAGGGAGCTTTGATGATGGCCATCCAAAACACTGACATCACGATTCACGATTCACAGTGTGTGGTGTTAGGTTTTGGGCGTGTGGGTATGACGATGTGCCGCACTCTTCGCCAAATAGGAGCCCATGTTGCTGTGGGATTGCGTCAGTCGGCACAGATGGCACGTGCGTATGAGATGGGTATCGCTTCTTTTAACATGGAAGCGATCACTGAACGAGTGGCAGAGACCGACTTACTCTTTAATACCATTCCGGCACAGGTGGTAACAGCAGAAGTGATTCGGAAGTTACCGCATCATGCTGTTATCATTGACTTGGCTTCTAAGCCAGGTGGTGTTGATTTCTCTTATGCGAAAAAGAGGGGTGTAAAAGCCATTCTCGCTCCAAGCTTACCCGGAATTGTGGCTCCAAAAACAGCAGGGCGCATGATCGCGCGTACGATGACGGAGCATATGCTAAAAGAGAGTGGGCAAGGAGGTGGTCAACGTTGA
- a CDS encoding YlmC/YmxH family sporulation protein: protein MRWSELAEKEVIDLSGGERLGVIGKSDMVINRESGTIQSFIMPIGSSWLGKRQGEYEIAWNMVKKVGPEMLIIESPRHFHR from the coding sequence ATGCGTTGGAGTGAATTGGCAGAAAAAGAAGTGATCGATCTATCTGGAGGCGAACGATTAGGTGTAATTGGGAAATCAGATATGGTGATTAATCGTGAAAGCGGCACGATTCAATCGTTCATTATGCCTATTGGAAGTTCTTGGTTAGGGAAGAGGCAGGGGGAGTATGAGATTGCCTGGAATATGGTGAAAAAGGTGGGTCCAGAGATGCTGATTATTGAGTCTCCACGTCATTTTCACAGATAA
- a CDS encoding aspartyl-phosphate phosphatase Spo0E family protein, with translation MNTARLRMLEEEMEKVRTRLYQAVAGHPARLDQAGVLPISRRLDRLIVEYQKERNKKQ, from the coding sequence GTGAATACTGCCCGGCTACGGATGTTGGAAGAGGAGATGGAGAAAGTACGTACTCGGCTGTATCAAGCGGTTGCGGGACATCCTGCGCGTTTAGATCAGGCGGGAGTACTTCCTATTAGTAGACGCTTAGATCGATTGATCGTGGAGTATCAAAAAGAGAGAAATAAAAAGCAGTGA